A region from the Hypericibacter adhaerens genome encodes:
- a CDS encoding PEP/pyruvate-binding domain-containing protein, which yields MSDKNEARLFSIDRDTAAPADTLLPAVGNKAFNLMRLAALGLPVPPGFVLSTDFCREFAAAGHRLAARLPELLAKEIRRVERASGLLFGDKYRPLLVSVRSGAAASMPGMMDTLLNIGLSDRTLPGFVALTGNPRLAWDCYRRLIQSFAETVHGVAAAPFDAAVAEALGRADAAALPELDTLSLRELVRALLEVYADEVGEPFPQDPAEQLEAATEAVFRSWESPRAIEYRRLNGLDGLAGTAVTIQRMVFGNAGGQSGAGVGFTRDPASGEKKLYLDFAANAQGEDVVSGRCGLTRADGLERLMPDLYGELREVTQKLESAFLDVQDFEFTIEEGKLFLLQTRRAKRTPWAALRIAVDLAEEGLVTREAALAQLASVDLDKLARRHVHAGQPPLARGVPASLGAASGPIALSNEAAELFAKEGKPPILVREDTVTADIAGMAVAAGILTARGGRTSHASVVARQLNKVCLVGCEALAVAADGRSCRIGGERLQEGDIVTLDGEGGGVYRAEVAVSEERPLAELAKVAAWRAAKAAHHETLPVTVDEHHRALAPSALLHLDRSA from the coding sequence ATGTCCGACAAGAACGAAGCCCGCCTGTTCTCGATCGACCGCGACACCGCGGCCCCGGCGGACACGCTGCTGCCGGCCGTGGGCAACAAGGCCTTCAACCTCATGCGCCTCGCGGCTTTGGGCCTGCCGGTCCCGCCCGGCTTCGTGCTCTCGACCGATTTCTGCCGCGAGTTCGCGGCCGCCGGCCATCGCTTGGCCGCCAGGCTGCCGGAGCTGCTGGCGAAGGAGATCCGGCGCGTCGAGCGCGCCTCGGGCCTGCTGTTCGGCGACAAATACCGCCCGCTGCTGGTGTCGGTGCGCTCGGGTGCCGCCGCCTCGATGCCGGGCATGATGGACACGCTGCTCAATATCGGCCTCTCCGACCGGACCCTGCCCGGCTTCGTCGCGCTCACCGGCAATCCGCGCCTCGCCTGGGACTGCTATCGCCGCCTGATCCAGTCCTTCGCCGAGACCGTGCATGGCGTGGCGGCGGCGCCCTTCGATGCCGCCGTCGCCGAGGCGCTCGGCCGTGCCGATGCCGCGGCCCTGCCCGAGCTCGACACGCTGTCGCTGCGCGAGCTGGTGCGCGCCCTGCTCGAGGTCTATGCCGACGAGGTCGGCGAGCCCTTCCCGCAAGATCCCGCCGAGCAGCTCGAGGCCGCGACCGAGGCGGTGTTCCGCTCCTGGGAGAGCCCGCGCGCTATCGAGTATCGCCGCCTCAACGGGCTCGACGGGCTGGCCGGCACCGCGGTCACGATCCAGCGCATGGTCTTCGGCAATGCCGGCGGCCAGTCCGGCGCCGGGGTCGGCTTCACCCGCGATCCCGCGTCGGGCGAGAAGAAGCTCTATCTGGATTTCGCCGCCAACGCGCAGGGCGAGGATGTCGTCTCGGGGCGCTGCGGCCTGACCCGGGCCGACGGGCTCGAGCGGCTGATGCCCGATCTCTATGGCGAGCTCCGCGAGGTCACGCAGAAGCTCGAATCCGCCTTCCTCGATGTGCAGGATTTCGAGTTCACGATCGAGGAAGGCAAGCTGTTCCTGCTGCAGACGCGCCGGGCGAAGCGCACGCCCTGGGCGGCGCTGCGCATCGCCGTCGACCTGGCCGAGGAAGGGCTGGTCACGCGCGAGGCGGCGCTGGCCCAGCTCGCCTCGGTCGATCTCGACAAGCTCGCGCGCCGGCATGTGCATGCCGGGCAGCCGCCGCTCGCCCGCGGCGTGCCCGCCAGCCTGGGGGCCGCCTCCGGCCCGATCGCCTTGTCGAACGAGGCGGCGGAGCTGTTTGCCAAGGAAGGCAAGCCGCCGATCCTGGTCCGCGAGGATACCGTCACCGCCGACATCGCCGGCATGGCGGTCGCGGCCGGCATCCTGACCGCCCGCGGCGGCCGCACCTCCCATGCCTCGGTCGTGGCGCGCCAGCTGAACAAGGTCTGCCTGGTCGGCTGCGAGGCCCTCGCAGTCGCGGCCGACGGGCGGAGCTGCCGGATCGGCGGCGAGCGGCTGCAGGAAGGCGATATCGTCACGCTCGACGGCGAAGGCGGCGGCGTCTACCGGGCCGAGGTCGCCGTGAGCGAGGAGCGCCCCCTGGCCGAGCTGGCCAAGGTCGCGGCCTGGCGCGCGGCCAAAGCCGCGCATCACGAGACTCTGCCCGTGACGGTCGACGAGCATCATCGCGCCCTCGCGCCCAGCGCCCTGCTCCATCTCGACCGGTCCGCCTAG
- a CDS encoding IS481 family transposase, translated as MNVHKNARLTARGREWMVGLVASGQTPKAVSEAVGVCPRTVRKWVKRFRTEGVAGLQDRSSRPHRLYRPTPQAIVERIAALRRDRLTGKAIAAELGVSPATVSRVLKRLGLNKFRALEPVEVRRYERDNPGELIHIDIKKLGKFNRVGHRITGDRRGQSNARGIGWEFVHVAIDDASRIAFSKVMKNERQGCAIAFLKAAVAYYASLGVKVERVMTDNGSCYKAFAFRRTCKRLGLKHIRTKPYTPKTNGKAERFIQTALREWAYARAYNTSRQRAAELPNWIHRYNWHRPHGSIGSKSPISRLPLARNNLLRLHI; from the coding sequence ATGAACGTCCATAAGAATGCCCGTCTGACGGCGCGCGGTCGAGAGTGGATGGTTGGCCTGGTTGCGAGCGGGCAGACGCCGAAGGCCGTGAGCGAAGCCGTAGGCGTCTGCCCGCGCACGGTGCGCAAGTGGGTGAAGCGCTTTCGGACGGAAGGAGTTGCGGGTTTGCAGGATCGCAGCTCACGTCCTCACCGGCTCTACCGGCCTACGCCGCAGGCGATCGTTGAGCGTATCGCGGCGCTGCGGCGGGACCGGCTGACGGGCAAAGCGATCGCCGCCGAGCTTGGGGTCTCACCGGCCACGGTGAGCCGTGTTCTGAAGCGGCTCGGGTTGAACAAATTCCGTGCCCTTGAGCCGGTCGAGGTCCGCCGCTACGAGCGCGACAACCCCGGCGAACTGATCCACATCGACATCAAGAAGCTGGGCAAGTTCAATCGCGTAGGTCATCGCATCACAGGCGACCGCCGAGGCCAGAGCAACGCCCGCGGCATCGGCTGGGAGTTCGTCCATGTCGCCATCGACGACGCCTCGCGCATCGCCTTCTCCAAGGTGATGAAGAACGAGCGCCAAGGCTGTGCGATCGCCTTCCTCAAAGCCGCTGTCGCCTACTACGCAAGCCTCGGCGTCAAGGTCGAGCGCGTCATGACCGACAACGGCTCCTGCTACAAAGCCTTCGCCTTCCGCAGAACCTGCAAACGGCTAGGTCTCAAGCACATCCGCACCAAGCCCTATACACCCAAGACCAACGGAAAGGCCGAGCGCTTCATCCAGACCGCCTTGCGCGAATGGGCCTACGCCCGCGCCTACAACACCTCACGCCAGCGCGCCGCCGAACTGCCCAACTGGATACACCGCTACAATTGGCATCGACCTCATGGCAGTATCGGTTCAAAGTCGCCCATCAGCAGACTCCCCTTGGCCCGGAACAACCTGTTGAGGCTCCACATCTAG